One window of Paralichthys olivaceus isolate ysfri-2021 chromosome 20, ASM2471397v2, whole genome shotgun sequence genomic DNA carries:
- the igldcp gene encoding galectin 17 yields MTRLLVKLLGFLVVSLVDSSSLSTNFLSVTYTVGEQAVLPCSWRPRLGALASCHVQWQTTASAAVFEQLGAQRWQAEGYGGRVEVPEEKLVSGDCSLVISDVQLGDTGRYESFMVVDGERSKKTRVFIQGVKLSVFDHKSHQVRCPGEDLVLDLQSSHSARVVFQGRNSSEWSELWMKGDENSLRLEKDPLKEQLTVKNLRRSDEGTYKVLDGHGLSISTVQLAVQGACTRVRVHDEMKSEISGDAIKSSCSLLLLCFGLVTSFQIPRLF; encoded by the exons ATGACCAG GTTGTTGGTGAAACTTCTCGGTTTCCTGGTCGTCAGTTTGGTCG ACTCCTCTTCCTTGTCCACCAACTTCCTGTCCGTCACCTACACGGTGGGGGAGCAGGCCGTCCTCCCCTGCAGCTGGAGGCCCCGCCTCGGGGCTCTGGCCTCCTGCCACGTCCAGTGGCAGACCACCGCCTCTGCCGCTGTGTTCGAGCAGCTGGGGGCGCAGAGGTGGCAGGCGGAGGGGTACGGGGGACGGGTGGAGGTTCCCGAGGAGAAGCTCGTGTCGGGGGATTGTTCGCTGGTCATCAGCGACGTTCAGCTCGGAGACACTGGACGATACGAGAGCTTCATGGTGGTGGACGGAGAAAGGTCGAAGAAAACCCGGGTCTTCATTCAGGGCGTGAAACTGTCTGTGTTCG accATAAATCCCATCAGGTTCGGTGTCCAGGCGAGGACCTGGTTCTGGATCTTCAGAGCAGTCACTCAGCGAGAGTCGTCTTCCAGGGCAG GAACAGCTCGGAGTGGTCGGAGCTGTGGATGAAGGGCGACGAGAACAGTCTGCGTCTGGAGAAAGATCCGCTGAAGGAGCAGCTGACGGTGAAGAACCTGCGGCGCTCAGACGAGGGAACGTACAAAGTCCTGGACGGGCACGGCCTCTCCATCAGCACCGTGCAGCTCGCCGTGCAGG GAGCCTGCACCAGAGTCCGAGTCCACGacgaaatgaaaagtgaaatatcag GTGACGCCATCAAAAGCAGCtgttcacttcttcttctgtgtttcgGTCTCGTCACCAGTTTCCAGATCCCTCGTCTGTTCTGA
- the LOC138405926 gene encoding uncharacterized protein isoform X2, translating to MAALSWVLSLLCVAGCHRSSASPVLRSVPGVQVGQNVSLTCEPRSSEEVTWYLLPAGSDQLQALLTITLGNLGQQVVVHHSENISHMSSGGGDEGTDPVTLKITAVEERDGGMYFCSVRCQGFMCFNRGTLLSVDGADGTSATVETSPPCWSLGICVLPASLVLVLLLVLVLFLGSGKPAVCSCRSGSRASAPRVTEDDLLHYSCLKHMDQPRPPGQQRARLVRQDVTYSAVASRKNPTGSRDRR from the exons ATGGCAGCTCTCTCATgggtcctctctctcctct gtgtTGCAGGATGTCACCGGTCTTCAGCCTCACCTGTTCTCCGCTCTGTCCCGGGGGTCCAGGTGGGGCAGAACGTCAGTCTGACCTGTGAGCCGAGGTCCAGCGAGGAGGTCACCTGGTACCTGTTGCCTGCAGGTTCAGACCAGCTGCAGGCTCTGCTGACGATCACCCTCGGTAACCTGGGGCAACAGGTGGTCGTCCACCACTCTGAGAACATCAGCCACATGAGCAGCGGCGGGGGGGACGAGGGGACAGACCCCGTCACTCTGAAGATCACAGCAGTGGAGGAGCGGGACGGGGGGATGTATTTCTGCTCCGTACGGTGTCAGGGGTTCATGTGCTTTAACAGAGGGACTCTTCTGTCTGTGGACG gagCCGATGGGACGTCGGCCACAGTTGAGACCAGTCCGCCATGTTGGAGCCTGGGAATCTGTGTCCTTCCTGCTTCactcgtcctcgtcctccttctcgtcctcgtcctcttcCTGGGATCAG GTAAAccagctgtttgcagctgtcgCTCAGGGAGCAGGGCGTCGGCTCCGAGGGTCACAGAG gacgACTTGCTGCATTACTCCTGTCTGAAGCACATGGACCAGCCACGCCCCCCCGGCCAACAGCGAGCACGATTGGTGCGACAGGACGTCACGTACTCGGCGGTGGCCAGTCGCAAAAACCCGACAGGATCACGTGACCGCAGATAG
- the LOC138405926 gene encoding uncharacterized protein isoform X1: MAALSWVLSLLCVAGCHRSSASPVLRSVPGVQVGQNVSLTCEPRSSEEVTWYLLPAGSDQLQALLTITLGNLGQQVVVHHSENISHMSSGGGDEGTDPVTLKITAVEERDGGMYFCSVRCQGFMCFNRGTLLSVDAGADGTSATVETSPPCWSLGICVLPASLVLVLLLVLVLFLGSGKPAVCSCRSGSRASAPRVTEDDLLHYSCLKHMDQPRPPGQQRARLVRQDVTYSAVASRKNPTGSRDRR, translated from the exons ATGGCAGCTCTCTCATgggtcctctctctcctct gtgtTGCAGGATGTCACCGGTCTTCAGCCTCACCTGTTCTCCGCTCTGTCCCGGGGGTCCAGGTGGGGCAGAACGTCAGTCTGACCTGTGAGCCGAGGTCCAGCGAGGAGGTCACCTGGTACCTGTTGCCTGCAGGTTCAGACCAGCTGCAGGCTCTGCTGACGATCACCCTCGGTAACCTGGGGCAACAGGTGGTCGTCCACCACTCTGAGAACATCAGCCACATGAGCAGCGGCGGGGGGGACGAGGGGACAGACCCCGTCACTCTGAAGATCACAGCAGTGGAGGAGCGGGACGGGGGGATGTATTTCTGCTCCGTACGGTGTCAGGGGTTCATGTGCTTTAACAGAGGGACTCTTCTGTCTGTGGACG caggagCCGATGGGACGTCGGCCACAGTTGAGACCAGTCCGCCATGTTGGAGCCTGGGAATCTGTGTCCTTCCTGCTTCactcgtcctcgtcctccttctcgtcctcgtcctcttcCTGGGATCAG GTAAAccagctgtttgcagctgtcgCTCAGGGAGCAGGGCGTCGGCTCCGAGGGTCACAGAG gacgACTTGCTGCATTACTCCTGTCTGAAGCACATGGACCAGCCACGCCCCCCCGGCCAACAGCGAGCACGATTGGTGCGACAGGACGTCACGTACTCGGCGGTGGCCAGTCGCAAAAACCCGACAGGATCACGTGACCGCAGATAG
- the LOC138405925 gene encoding uncharacterized protein, with protein sequence MPDTGLCLEALSALSGCNVGSTTGSSPLTPQDFVNIVALREFYKQQGLEQLEYPGVGSLSLEEQDRDMYSSPPALTEDPGLQESQRASVKINLEEFFHPQFNYDFTSVRDGDTVFLRGNEPYVRPCGWSRVALRVSRKYDGNDRWLGTGKDAWPVSYHAHNMDGSLGIILTHDGIPENEPGFLDAAAASLTTGDTKGRGAYSTPDIKMAEKYCKVFKSKVDGKTYKVVLQNRINPEKRKKCQREDVWLVYVPEGSNPVQTTAIVQESIRPYGLLLKQL encoded by the exons ATGCCGGACACCGGCCTGTGTCTGGAGGCTCTGTCCGCTCTCAGCGGCTGTAACGTGGGCTCCACCACGGGGTCGTCTCCGCTCACTCCGCAGGACTTCGTGAACATCGTGGCGCTCCGGGAGTTTTACAAGCAGCAGGGTCTGGAGCAGCTGGAGTACCCGGGGGTCGGGTCTCTGTCCCTGGAGGAGCAGGACCGGGACATGTACAGCTCCCCGCCCGCACTGACGGAGGACCCGGGGCTGCAGGAGAGTCAGAGAGCGAGCGTGAAGATCAACCTGGAGGAGTTCTTCCATCCTCAGTTCAACTATGACTTCACCTCCGTGCgg GATGGCGACACCGTGTTCCTCCGAGGTAACGAGCCGTACGTTCGTCCCTGTGGGTGGAGCCGCGTCGCCCTACGAGTCAGCAGGAAGTACGACGGCAATGACCGCTGGCTTGGGACCGGTAAGGACGCGTGGCCCGTCTCTTACCACGCACACAACATGGACGGCTCCCTCGGCATCATCCTGACCCACGACGGGATCCCGGAGAACGAGCCCGGGTTTCTGGACGCCGCCGCGGCCTCTCTGACCACCGGTGACACCAAGGGCAGGGGAGCGTACTCCACGCCAGACATCAAGATGGCGGAGAAATACTGCAAGGTGTTCAAGTCCAAAGTGGACGGGAAGACGTACAAGGTGGTTCTTCAGAACCGCATCAACccggagaagaggaagaagtgtCAGAGAGAAGACGTCTGGTTGGTTTACGTCCCCGAAGGGTCGAACCCCGTCCAGACGACTGCCATCGTGCAGGAGTCCATCCGTCCCTACGGGCTGCTGCTGAAGCAGCTGTAG
- the LOC109645875 gene encoding uncharacterized protein, whose amino-acid sequence MRKKRRSRRDQWKSFSLFISRSHQTSLLKMICFIIFCWVWFLQTENSTALIRFSVPEHHHVCLLCGASDTSHVIWTRGDGDVLVPEQDYDANEEEQRHLLLSDGGLCLLQLLDSDSGEYRCNEQPVAELQVLTGRDFSVSSGWTLLLPCGRSPKPRQRWFHRRRGGRREAIFTRFRNGTMKLEREDDRLSFMYDALQIQDLQPGDAGEYQCNGELQGRVTVLTVYPEPTSVKMSITSTSAAVRTDAVESKKKKKTKSTLLMVAVVTSGLVMLLMMVVFILLTSVKCRRKQRYTAAQTHDDTELEPWTSDTHTEWEESERWSTTDDTIHYASLGRHNWSERPSRTPPDQDQNHVIYSSVITRAAVKHTAAI is encoded by the exons atgaggaagaagagaaggagcaggagggacCAGTGgaaatctttctctctcttcatctctcgcTCTCATCAGACGTCTCTTCTGAAGATGAtctgtttcatcattttctgttgGGTTTGGTTTTTACAGACTGAAAACTCCACCG ctctgaTCCGGTTCTCGGTCCCGGAGCATCATCACGTCTGTCTCCTCTGTGGCGCCTCAGACACGTCTCATGTGATCTGGACTCGCGGGGACGGGGACGTCCTGGTCCCCGAACAGGACTACGATGCCAACGAGGAGGAgcagcgccacctgctgctgTCTGACGGCGgcctctgtctcctgcagctcctcgaCTCTGACAGCGGAGAGTATCGCTGCAACGAGCAGCCGGTGGCCGAGCTGCAGGTACTGACAG GTCGGGACTTCTCGGTGTCTTCAGGCTGGACGCTGCTGCTTCCCTGCGGCCGCTCGCCCAAACCCAGACAGAGGTGGTTTCAccggaggagaggaggcaggcgGGAGGCCATCTTCACCCGCTTCAGAAACGGGACAATGAAACTCGAGAGGGAAGACGACCGCCTCAGCTTCATGTACGACGCCCTGCAGATCCAGGACCTGCAGCCAGGGGACGCTGGAGAGTATCAGTGTAACGGGGAGCTGCAGGGCAGAGTCACGGTCCTCACAG tttatccAGAACCAACGAGCGTCAAGATGTCGATCACGTCAACATCTGCAGCCGTGAGAACAG ATGCGGTTgaatcaaagaagaagaagaagactaaGAGCA CTCTGTTGATGGTCGCTGTCGTCACTTCGGGGCTGGTGATGCTCCTCATGATGGTCGTCTTCATTTTACTGACGAGCGTCAAGTGCAGGAGGAAACAAAGatatacag ctgcacagacacatgacGACACTGAGCTGGAGCCGTGGACGAGCGACACACACACCG AGTGGGAGGAGTCAGAGCGTTGGTCCACGACGGATGACACCATCCACTACGCCTCTCTGGGTCGACATAACTGGAGCGAGAGGCCGAGCCGGACGCCACCAGACCAAGACCAGAACCACGTCATCTACTCATCCGTCATCACCAGAGCTGCTGttaaacacacagcagccatttaa